From the Anopheles merus strain MAF chromosome 2L, AmerM5.1, whole genome shotgun sequence genome, the window tagcatcatcatgtattttacacacctccgagatagtattcacggctgtatcaatatctggataactatctaggtagtcatctacgtagtgattttcaataatcgcttttactgcctggggataaatatttttgtaacgcagtgcgttctcgttcttcacaaactgagcacaagttggtgaacaagttgccccaaatgtcatcacttgcataacgtaaacttgaggaacgtcagaaggcgattctcgaaatagaaatctttgagcgtcttgatcttcccgtctcacctttacctggtgatacatttccttgatatctcctgaacagcctattttgtgttccctgaagcggactagcactccgaacagggacgcagtaagatctgggccggaaagaagttgagaattaagggatatattttgattttttgcagccgcgtcgaatactaaacgtggtttgggaatgggtttattatggtttatcacggaaaagtggggaatatagtttattttcccgttcaattgcagcagttccattggtgtcgccttacgtgcatatcccttttcaatgtatgcgtttatttctttatgataccatgattttaagtttggatccctttccattgccttctcttgactttttaagcgcgtaagcgcttgtccgtaactatctggcaatttaggattgtcggttttccatactaaaccaatttcgtatccgtcgccagtatttttaagcgtttctttcataatctttaacgctcttttgtcttcttcagaggcacgggttggagtaggtttaactccaaattcctctgtagaaaagaaaccacgcaagatttgcatcatgttcttgttttcttcttcgtacgtctctgtcatcacaaatgagttctctgtgacatttggcgtattcgttcccccaaaaatgacccaaccaagcctcgtttcatgggcaattggttcgtttggtctaccttctcgatattttgcaccatggcaaagatacgaatgtggaaggcctagtagcacggtaggcctcgcatctgcatagctagagatactaatgcctttcaaatgtttaaattttctttgcaaaaacggagcatctatgctttgaacgggaaggttaagttcccttacacttctgagacctttaacttggaattttcttttgttagctccctctactgttatgggaactatcctactttctgtctctttttgaatgcttccgtccgtccaggagagagttagcggtctttttggtccgtgaacgtttagttcttttcggacactttccaaaatgaggctagttgaagagccaggatccatgaatgcataagtttcgaattttctttcattgtggtgcaaagtgatgggcacgatctgatagaacagattattcttttcctgatggcaatttattttgtttgtaggttgcccttctaccagatttcttttatgaaacatactatgatgccttttgccgcaaccgtatacattacattgtggtggtaggcgacagttttgggcgttatggttgctgtacttgcagcaattggtgcaaattctatgccgaatgaaaagagataatttttcatcgggcgtcttaccgttcaattgtcggcaacgagtggtttcatgaagaaatccacaaattagacatatcgtttccttttctggccctttatgacgatgctgcatgttttgacggttcgacctttcttgtttggctactccttcgttcgcggccagtataatggccagttcttcagagggtttcagccattctgctaggtcttctagcgtaagattcttattatcttgtttcctacttattgtgtgtttcaaccattcgttccgaagttcggttgaaaaccttgatgtcaaatcgtttagcagcctctgatcattcaaaaaaccttcttgtttcaacaacaccatgttatcaatgagattgcgcaaagcgttggaaaattctaaaaatgctgagggattatctgtcgttatgtgctttactgctagtaattctaacagtaaagacttgtaaatgctttcagcatttccaaacattttgtcgagcctgtttaatacaagcggaacgttttctgggttaagcattaacccgctaaccgcacgaagtgcttcgcctttcagatgcctttgcagcctattcatgttttctaaatttgaaaacttacaggctcgggaagtttcttcgtaggcttgtttaaattgaggccagcatttatagcttccatcgaaatctggaagctttgaaagtgttactttcgagtccttagaacacaacgattgaaccattttgtctaaactctgagttaacagttttacgtctaaacttgtcattggtttttcattgacctcttctgattttttgttttgtatctcttcttgtagccgttttagctcttcttctattcttactttttctttttctttttcttcttcatttgtcattttttctttcagcagtttttgcgtttgcattagtgctgacctatattcctgccgttcaacttccctatctttacactttttgcataaaaaatctttaacaggtgattttatatctaagcatgacaaatgaaaccacctgtcgcaatcaatacaagttatcagtttccctatctcatctgggttcgtgcataatttgcagtgcccattcggattctttttaaaatcatattccatcttgaactcaccctggttcagatccgcttcagcagagtcaactcctattcggctggtcagggacggctggatcgggagtgatgtcttcactgctgcttgttggtcttctcaggatcaaatacgacgtcttctgtattacgtgccggttgccctcaaaccgagaacgatggttgactcaaccggaacgatgttttcttagcggtgggtcggcggtcatacacacgacggtcatacacacgatggatacactcgtcacaattaatttcatcaatttgctcttcctacgttgcactgcgtcggatgccttatgcaatatttagctcgcggcacacgtgtttcgttatgcagacttttataatcacgtttcgtcggagttaacgtccgatacttgcgacgcacgcgttttacgataactgttttttttctcaactggcgctaaactgacggtgtcatgttgtgttgcgagaacggatgcacctttcgaagctcgcggcgtacacgtattggtcaccttttcactagttcagcatttgcctcatacgttggcagtatcgagttcactttcgattgcgtcacttcactagcggtaatgaccgcgttctattcactgttgtgtcgttgcacttacagttattttgcactcactcaccgccgaggcgcttctcgggttttgcttcgtcggcaactggtgcgtggcccttcttcctgggctggctgtcgtatatcggctacgccggatcgtcgtccgtcgccgttgtttcactatcacaaccctgcttgggttgctgtggggtctattcacgcctctacgggcttgttactacttcgggtttttatttcccgatttatttgactacttgccgaaccgttggttgatgcgtcctctctggagccaccatttgtcgcgcacacgaaagtgtctttcggagcagcagcttaagacaggcacagtacacgccgacttaagcacaataataacgcaccaactggttcttggcaaataatcgattcattagtttattcaattgattttatactctaaaaatgctgaccgtcgtcgatcagcatatttttcttagtctattcttcttagcctattttccatttaatcgttaaaccagcgcgcatcgctggcgcgttgcataacgtagctagtcagcatttattgacctagcaacgctttgtttttttaagcctaaattgtcgtcagccaCATATGTGATATGAGGTCTTATTATGATTGTGTATCGTTTAATCTTATTGTCCTACCTAAGTGAGCTATACAAACTACGAAATGCTTTTTCACATTTTACGATAGCATTTTCTACATGCGATTTGAAAGTTAGACTTTTGTGAAAAgtaacactatttttttcCACGGAATATAAGAATTTGAAATTTTTTATTGACTTCTTGAGATTTTCCTACAACTTGTAAAGTATGTGTAGAACAAAGCTTATGGCTTGTTACCATTAATCTTTAACTTCCATTTAACACAATTCTTGGCATATTTGATAAGCGCCAAATGCTGAGGCAGTAATCGCAACATCATCGGTAAAAAGgttttgaacacattttttttgtaaagtcAGAAATGtatatattaaataaaagtATGCCTCAGAATTGGTGGACTTAattattactttatttttcctaTAACTGGTAAAAATTTGTATTAtattatcaaataattaagTAACTAATTTGATATTTACTTCCATTAcaagacaaaacaaattttgatGTTATATGAtgattttcataaattttacatCTGATGTAAACAGTAACTAATGTAAACAGTTACTAATATATTGTTTAAGAAATTGATTCAAACGAAATGATTCAAATATATAATCATCTTTTACTGCTGTGCTCAATGTTCcacttttatattttctttcaattttgatTTGGAACAGTTCCGTAAAAAACACTCcgtaaaaaacacaccaaataTATTTGACTCTCAAAGAGTCTAGGGAATAAAACAAGTTctgtaaattaaaatgatacATCAAGCAACTTCTAATATGAATATTATTCTTAGCCTTCTTAAGTATAAGAACAATATTCTCTCATTAATTAAGATACTTTTTAATTGCAATTTTAAAAGTACAGAATAAAACGATCTaaagtaaagcaaaacaagcaatatgtctatattttcaatttcacccTAATTAAAAGATACTACCGCTCTTGCGAGAAAAATCCTCTGCAAAGGTAGTGTTGTTCCTCGTATGCCATACCAATCTCTGGCTCACGTCCACCGCCATGGCAGGCCCATCAATTTTAAGCTCATTAAAGCACTACCCACCAATCTTTCAACGCACCCCGAAGTATCATTCACCCGTCGTGTCGGTTGTTGAACTGCTTACGCGACATAATCACCAAAACCCGCCCGCTGCTTAATGCAGCAGAAGAGATATTTGAATCGTCGTGAAAATTCTCCTACCCGGCCCGATAAGATCTTGACCCGGCTAAAGCAACATAAACAAGCCATAAAACGGCAGCCCGGAACCGATTCGGGAGCGGAACACCCAGCACGTTACTGCAAACACCCCCCACCCAAAACAGTTCCCATCCCGATGCCACTTTCGTTAGCTTCTTTACGTATTGTGTTTAGAAATTTCCCGTCTGTTCTTTTTGGCTCACCAATCTCGTCCCCTCATTCGTTGACTGGAAAGCAAACTCTCGACGGCTTGACGAGCGCTTAACATCTTTCTTTCGTAATGTTATCAGGATAAAGAAGACTGCGActatgacgatgatgatgatgatgatgggatgTGGTGCCAGTTTTCGGTTAAAGTCGACAACATGACACCCGTGGcatacgcacaaacacacacaccctcactGGAGTGAACACTTCTTCTCCTTGTCACCGAATTTTGACCGGGTTCCCAAGTGACTACCGAAATCTTTTGTAAACTCCTGTCGGAGAAAGGCAAGTGCCACCCAACGTATAAAATCTAATCGCAAAATGCCGGAAGGTGGGCGTGAGTGAGGCACACGAAGCTCCGGAAGGAAGTGTAAAGATGTTTTCGAAATCGACAACCATCGTTTGGAGGAAAGTTGATCCTCCCCTCCCCATGCAATGTGTGTGCCTCAATCTCACAGCCACCAAAATGTCTCGTCTCATTTTCGCTCTAAATGGGCTTCCCGTTTTCTACGCGCTTCTAGATTAGCAAAACCGCAACCCGCAGGTCGATACACTCTCGCGAACAAAACTTTATCTTTCGCGCCATTTTGAGCCGCACGCCTGGTTAAGCAGCAGCGAGGAAGGGGGGAGGTCGGTCGAAATAATCAATTATGGACATGATTTATAACTTTATCGCTTTCCCGGGCCATGGGAGTGGATCAGTTTGTTTTCCCCGTGTCCAGCAATATGAAAGCAGATGCTCCGGACATCGACAGGCTGCGGGTTTAGTGCTGCTGCCCCTTCGCTAGCCTAATTGACGCTAAACAATGGAGCAAAAAAGCGGAACAAAGGAAGCCCCCATACGGTGCAGGGATTTTATTAAAACGAAACCGAAGCGAAGGAGCTAAAACAATTGGGTGCGCTTGACTCCTCCGCGCGAAAGGTTACCATTCAGTGCCGCTCGGTAAAGAACGGATCCAAGAAACGATAACATCCAAACGTGGCGCTCATAAATCATGCTTTGCAGAAGGGAAATTTATTCACCATCTAGTGAATCGTCGGTGGCACTTTGTTTGCTTCACCTGCCCCGACAGACAAAACTGGTCGATCGGAAAGAAAATACCAACGTTTCCTCAATTATACCTCCGTTTGCCTCCGTCCAGTTGGTGGAATGTGTGACTGGCAGTGGATATAACTCATGTGAAATGGGTTCCGTGGGTTGAATTGATTTTCCCCTGTtctacatcatcatcatcatcaccaacaccaccaccatcatcacgtAGGTGGGTGGGTTTGCTGGTTGGGCGTTTGGTTGTAATgtgaattattattaatttcctTCAGGGAATAATCATTTCTGTATTATTAAAAATCGTTGTCGTGTGCACAAAAAATGCGATGGCCTTGGAATGCGTGAGGGCATTCGCATCGATTAAATGTGGACCGAAATGCGTGTGGCCTTCATTCATTTTTACTTCGCTGTACGGGCCTGAGGTAATGTAATGCTTTCTACATACATAATACGCACATATATTGAGTGTATCATGCGTTTTATGTTGCATTACTTAGACCGCCGACCATCTGGGTTGAGGATGTTCGGTGGATCTTTGTGATTTTATTATTCAGAAAGAACGGCTTCGGCCGTATGGCTTAAAGTGGGTCTTTGTGATAATAAACTCAAAtgcattaatattttaattttatttttttttattttgaaaacttTGCACTCTTTTAcatgtaaattttaaaaaagggAATAAAACAAACTTCATTAGAATATTAAAAATTGAAGTACTGCTAcgaatatttatttactttggtCCCATAAGAAGTATTCGAAATAGCGGTTTGTCTTGCGCTACCGCCTCCCAATCCCTTTCTAACAGATACATCCAAGCCATGTTGCTACCTTAACTTGGGCCTACCAGGCCTTCCATATCTGCCTTCCTCATTAAAAttcaatggttttttttagcttGAAATACAATAATATTTTAAGTTGAATGATGTTGTAATGTTTACGGACCGTTTAcgcatattttttattcatgccGTCCAACTGTATTGTATTGCAACATAGAAATCATAAAGAAATTCTATATTACAGAtattaaagattaaaaaatagtCTACGGAGCGTTTATGGAGATGTGGCGAAATAGCTGTTTCAGATTGTTTTTTCCAGATTCAGTTTGCCTTAATGCGGAGCCTATGGTGTCACGACTTTGACAAAGAAGCTCCATTAATTCATGATTTGGTTAAAATTTCAAGATTCAACTTAACCATAAGATTTGATAGTTTGGCGAATTGATACTATTGATCTGTACCGTTGTCACTGATCATTATTGTAACGGAAGTTGATTTAATGTTGCCATATCTTCAACCAGGTGCTATCATGGAGACAATAAgggtaaaatttatttatgtgGGCATTTTCTTTAACAAATATGACTGCAAAAATTGCATTattaattattgttattattattattattattttaattattattattattattatttttattattattactatttcaattattattattattattattattatgattatcattattattattaatattattattattattattattattattattattattattattattattattattattattattattattattattattattattattatttttattattattattattattattattattatattattattattattattattattattattattattattattattattattattattattattattattattattattattattattattattatttttttattattattattattattattattaatattattattattattattattattattattattttagtgtagtgccggataatcgaatcgaatcgattattattattattattattattattatttgatcATTATATAATATAAAGGAATTGCACAGTAATTCTACAATAGCATAATATGAGGTAGATTTTAGGAAGCTTTCATTTTAAGAAAACATAGTATATTTAAGTCATGTTCCAACGAACATAACATTTTACTACCTGAAAGATTTGCTGTCATTCGATGATATAAATGATGACATATTATTAAGATGTCAAAAGACATTTCTATCCTAAAAAATCTTCTTCTGCTACAATTAATTTTAGCTAAAAGAATCAGCCATATCACAATCACTTTTTTTCATCTAAAAGTACATGTAGAGCTGCGTGGCCATAAATGTTCTTGACTTTCTCATCTATTTACATGGAATCAACTAAATTTTGTTGGGTATCAACAACACGTTCATGATCACCAGCTTCCCAAACGCAGCCAAAGTAGCAAAAACGTGTCAATCGCAAATTCCTCCAATTCGATTCCGTGGACCTCACggtaacaacaaacaacgaaataaaacGTGCATACTCCACAGGACACGAAGCCGCAATTTTACACAAATAAGCTTTAGGTTCCAGTACTTATGCACAGTTGCCGTTGTGCGTGTTaggtttcttctttttttttccttttccattcCCATCCTCCAATGTCACGAACGGTAATTGTGTCTCGAATGTCGCAAAAGGATTTTTACGAAGCTTGTGTGAAAATTGCTCTTCACGGCAAAGCAGCGGCAGAACAaagtgcagcagcaccaacacgaCCAATAGTGTGTGGAAACATGCGAAAAACACGGACGCGGGGGTTGAATGTTTGTTGACGGAAGTGTCGCAAGGTAGCGAATCGTGTCACGCCTCTCCCATCGACGCAGCAACACAACGCAAATGACATTTACTTCCGGCGGGGAAGTGCTGCACTCTGCTAGCTTCATTTGCTCGCGGCTCCTACCAAATAACCTCGAGCGAAACATACCCATATTCACCTCATGATTGTGCTTCATTTATGGTGTTCTCCGACCATCTTTATCGGTTGGTGGGGTATAGATGATAGGCGCATAAAAGTAAACGACGGAGGAGGTTTAACCATCCACTCGACTTGCTCCACGGCGTGCACAAGTAcaggtacacacacactcacacacacacacacacagtaatgGTACGACGACTTTTTCCCTGGAGGGCATTGGAACCACGGAGAGCTTCGTTTGCCTTCCACAAACCAGCATTTCTCCGGAGGCTGTGATGTTGAAAGAAGAGTGTTTATTCTACTCCCAAGGCACTTCTGGCTCGAGTGTCCTTTGGTGCCGCCGTGCCACCCATACCTTGCACACTTCGCTGCCAAACGACTCACAACAACACGCGTTTCTCAGCCTCGTCAACTCACATGGCCGTGCACCCGGCCGTACGGTAGCATGGGTTCTATCcaattttttctttcctttttttcatctGTTTGCTATTTACTTACCTCTTTGCCTCCGCTTTGATACAGGCAGCACACCTACGCATGGAGACACCACACAACCATGTACAGCGTGTCACAAAGCCCTGTTTCGCGATGTAATCCAGCGTAGGCTCCAttctcaacagcagcagcagcaagagatATAACAAATATGGAAATTCACCTACGACCCGACCCGGCGACTCACCTGCTTGTGTGTTGCGCTCGCTCTCAACGCTTCCCACCATTCCCACCGGAGTTGAACGTTTCCAATTTACCGCCCAAACAGCGCCCAAACACGTCCACCGGTAGACGGGAAAGTCAGACCGAAATCATCATCTAAATCTAATTCAAAGTTTACATTATCTCCCACTTCGCAAACGCATTATGGCAACCATCAGCATCACGGTACGATTTATGTTTATCATGTGGTGATTTCTGTGAGACGTGATGAATATGTTTGCAGTGCCGAGGTAAACACGGGTAAAGGATATGCTGCCTTTTGTGCACGTTTCGGCATACCTTTCTGTGAAATGGCGTTTTGTTTCGACATTTTAAAGCatgttttattcctttttctgCCTTATTTTCAGCCTATTTTTGTCAAAGCATTAGTCCTGAGAGAGGCGCGATTTATCATCAAAGGGTTTTCGAAAGTGTTCAAATAGTGCTTGAATATATCAATCTTATGGTTGGgtatgcgcgtgtgtgtgtttaattgGGAAGGTGAGTCTGAGACTATTTATGTCCGTCAAAAATCTTGAACAAAGGTTCTTAGCATCTGTCGTTGAATGGTGAACATAAAGTTGACCATGAATTTATGGCATTAGACCTGATTATCTCCAATATCTGCCAATTCCATTGTTCCCATTGCCTTTTCAGAGTCAAGAGATTCTTATCAAGAGATTGTACCGCATTCAGCACAACCTCTGCAATTGGCATGTATTAATTATTGACTCATTAGTTTACGGTTTTGCATGTTAATCATTTATCATCTTTGATCTGCAGACGATGTCGCTTCTTCTTTAAGTTtgtaaaaatagatttgctAGTTTGGAGCAATTTTACAGATAAAAAGTACTCACATGTCCTTCACATCTAGCTGTTCAAAAAAACAGTACTTACCTCGATACGTGTCACTTGCTGTAATAAACTTCCAATAAATTAATCCCTTCACGGGCGATCAGAATGTTCGGAAATTGGCTTTGATATATCAAAGCGCGGTAGAAATTACTCTTCGCCATCACAAGAGTAATTGCTGTCCCAAAGTCTGACGAGATATCAGTATTGCCGCTGACGCCCATGCGATGGATTCCACTCGGAATTTGTTGACTCCAATTTTGGAGCAATCTACTCAATCTATTGACACGCGCTCGGTCGTATGTTTACGCAATCACGTCTATTGACATTTGGTGGTTATTTATGTTCTTTTCTGTACTTTTGGAAAGGTCAAACTGAACCGCACGCACGTTTAGTGGTGCTCTATTACCAACTTTATCCAGTCGCTGGAAGATAGTACACATTTCtattaaaaaagtaaaaacaaaataaataagcaacataTTTTTCACTAACCATACAAAACAATTTGTTAGGCCTAATGGAGTAGATGGGGAAATTTAGTGAGTGAAGCTATATGGTTAGTATACTATACTTTGCCTATTGGCATACAGTATATTTTGATCACTGTTCGTCTATAACGGCACTATTCTAGACTAAACAATTAATCTCCTCGAACAAAATGGAATGCATCATGCAATGCTTGATTGAAATTGATAGCTATTATCAGTGGATCACACCAAgagtaataaaaaaagctttggcaaaaatataataaatattacaTCTTTTTGTCAGTGTGGTGCTATGTAAAATGTTTCatggattttatttattttaggaacaaaataaaatccatTCACACACGACTCACTGTAATTACCTGAATTTGCGATCTTTAATTTAACGATTTAAACGCACACAAGACATATAATTTCTCAATTTACTGTTTACCGGTAAATACGTGTATCGCACACAAATACTACTGTATGTTACACTTGAAAATTAAATGATGTCATACATGATAAGCGTTACGATCAAGCACCGTACCATTCAATACACGGCACTATAATTAGTCATGCCCTGTCAGTAGGTTGTTGCAGAGTCCACGGAAGAGATATTTTACACTGCAAAACCATGAACGCATCAACACTCTCTACCGCTTTCGATGAGGTGGACAACAATACCCGGGTTTTGTAAGTTACTTCGAAACTtcaatttataattttaagcTTATCATTGTATCATGTTTTAGATCACTAGTAGCAAGCGTTCCAGAAACCATCTCTTCTTCAATGATTCATGAGTTAGAACCTGTTGACGACGCTCATTACAATATGAGCCATAACCGGCGTGGTGTGGCAGCAGTTTTTAATCATCGGAAATTTCTCCATGCCTCCGAACGCAAAGGAACCGATGCGGATTGTGACAATATTAGACAGGTGCTGATCCATTTACAGTTTGAGGTGCGTGTGTACGATGATTTAACGAAAAAAGATATAAAACAAGTGCTCGACGATTTGGCAGAAGAGGATCACAAGAATAGTGACTGTTTGCTCGTGGTGATTATGACACACGGAGATGATGATGTTTTGCATGCAAAAGATGGCACTTTCAATGTAGATCGACTTTGGGAAAATTTTATCGGAGATTCGTGCCCCTCTTTACTCGGCAAACCAAAACTGTTTTTCATACAAGCTTGTCGAGGTAGCAGCTTTGACACGGGCGTTCATTTTAGCCAATGTATTAAACAGGTTGCTAAAACCGTTGTTCCCTGCACAATGCAAGAACTACCACAGCCGACCATAGGTCGCGGG encodes:
- the LOC121594437 gene encoding caspase-1-like isoform X1; its protein translation is MNASTLSTAFDEVDNNTRVLSLVASVPETISSSMIHELEPVDDAHYNMSHNRRGVAAVFNHRKFLHASERKGTDADCDNIRQVLIHLQFEVRVYDDLTKKDIKQVLDDLAEEDHKNSDCLLVVIMTHGDDDVLHAKDGTFNVDRLWENFIGDSCPSLLGKPKLFFIQACRGSSFDTGVHFSQCIKQVAKTVVPCTMQELPQPTIGRGCPKSSIQYAIPSMADLLVMYSTYKGHYAWRNPSTGSWFIRALCDELREHGNSKELLQLLTSVSRRVAYEFQSNVPNNSQIDCQKQMPCIVSMLTRRIYFSKK
- the LOC121594437 gene encoding caspase-1-like isoform X3, which gives rise to MRWTTIPGFSSVPETISSSMIHELEPVDDAHYNMSHNRRGVAAVFNHRKFLHASERKGTDADCDNIRQVLIHLQFEVRVYDDLTKKDIKQVLDDLAEEDHKNSDCLLVVIMTHGDDDVLHAKDGTFNVDRLWENFIGDSCPSLLGKPKLFFIQACRGSSFDTGVHFSQCIKQVAKTVVPCTMQELPQPTIGRGCPKSSIQYAIPSMADLLVMYSTYKGHYAWRNPSTGSWFIRALCDELREHGNSKELLQLLTSVSRRVAYEFQSNVPNNSQIDCQKQMPCIVSMLTRRIYFSKK
- the LOC121594437 gene encoding caspase-1-like isoform X2 — its product is MRWTTIPGFLASVPETISSSMIHELEPVDDAHYNMSHNRRGVAAVFNHRKFLHASERKGTDADCDNIRQVLIHLQFEVRVYDDLTKKDIKQVLDDLAEEDHKNSDCLLVVIMTHGDDDVLHAKDGTFNVDRLWENFIGDSCPSLLGKPKLFFIQACRGSSFDTGVHFSQCIKQVAKTVVPCTMQELPQPTIGRGCPKSSIQYAIPSMADLLVMYSTYKGHYAWRNPSTGSWFIRALCDELREHGNSKELLQLLTSVSRRVAYEFQSNVPNNSQIDCQKQMPCIVSMLTRRIYFSKK